The proteins below come from a single Tissierella sp. MB52-C2 genomic window:
- a CDS encoding iron ABC transporter permease, with translation MIKYTKEGSKKKTIITVFIILFIASFFFSVGNGAVQISPIGIIKSILYEKGTVNYQIIWNVRLPRTIVAALVGICLSLSGAILQGIMRNPLAGPNIIGVSSGGGFFALVILIIFPRYYYLVPIGAFVGALSATLFIYSLAWKEGVLPTRLVLAGVAVSSLFSAGTNTLMTFFPDRVHGVLGFMVGGLSAITWKDVKMILPYAVLGMILILFLPDKLNILMLGDEVATGLGLRVERTRFIFIIISSLLAGAAVSVVGLLGFVGLIVPHMTRLFIGSDYRYLFPGAIFFGGSIVMICDTLSRTLFAPMEIPVGIIMSALGAPFFLYLLRKKEAMR, from the coding sequence ATGATTAAATATACAAAAGAGGGGTCTAAGAAAAAGACAATAATTACTGTCTTTATTATCTTATTCATAGCCAGCTTTTTCTTCAGTGTTGGCAATGGAGCAGTACAAATAAGTCCCATAGGAATAATTAAGTCAATTCTATATGAGAAAGGTACAGTCAACTATCAAATAATATGGAATGTAAGATTGCCAAGAACCATAGTTGCAGCATTAGTGGGCATATGTTTGTCATTATCTGGTGCTATATTGCAAGGAATAATGAGAAATCCCTTGGCAGGACCTAATATCATAGGAGTATCCTCTGGGGGAGGATTTTTTGCTCTTGTTATTCTTATAATTTTTCCAAGGTATTATTATCTCGTCCCTATAGGTGCATTTGTTGGTGCCCTGTCAGCTACTTTGTTTATATATTCTTTGGCGTGGAAAGAAGGTGTACTTCCTACAAGATTGGTCTTAGCTGGAGTAGCCGTCTCGTCCTTATTTAGTGCAGGTACTAATACTCTTATGACATTTTTCCCCGATAGAGTTCATGGAGTTTTAGGATTTATGGTTGGAGGTCTTTCGGCTATAACTTGGAAAGATGTAAAGATGATTTTACCATATGCAGTCTTAGGTATGATATTGATATTATTTCTGCCAGATAAATTAAATATCCTTATGTTAGGAGACGAAGTTGCTACAGGGTTAGGATTGAGGGTTGAAAGAACTAGGTTTATCTTTATCATAATATCATCATTACTAGCAGGAGCGGCAGTATCAGTAGTAGGTTTATTAGGTTTTGTAGGACTTATTGTACCTCATATGACAAGGTTGTTTATTGGTTCAGATTATAGATACCTTTTTCCAGGAGCTATATTTTTTGGGGGGTCTATTGTTATGATCTGCGATACTTTGTCAAGAACATTATTTGCACCAATGGAGATTCCAGTAGGTATTATAATGTCGGCACTAGGAGCACCATTTTTTCTTTATTTATTAAGGAAAAAGGAGGCAATGAGATAA
- a CDS encoding histidinol-phosphate transaminase — MEHGGDLLSYENCYDGELIDYSSNINPLGPPKGLEKILIDSFNSLEAYPDIKYRRLKKSISNYLKCNDENIVVGNGAVELIDNFIILSNRVFVCTPSFSEYEKRAIVHGKEVIRVPYKDDFTIDILVIGSKIQKGDLVILGNPNNPTGLRIDKIELIMLYDLIKKTKSYLLLDEAFFEFCPMDYDSIEVFRNTNYENLGIIRAATKFFALPGIRLGYGCTSVDLAEKISNIELPWSINSLAESAGNYIFHNEEYIEKSKEYIKKERDYLFKELSNIEGIRVYPTETNYILIELLNWKEEYVFKFFLQRGIVIRKCSSFIGLDNNHIRVAVKSRENNIKLMEIFKELENK, encoded by the coding sequence ATGGAGCATGGAGGAGACTTATTATCCTACGAAAATTGTTATGATGGAGAATTAATAGATTATAGCAGTAATATAAATCCTTTAGGACCACCAAAGGGATTGGAAAAGATTTTAATAGATAGTTTTAATAGTCTTGAAGCATATCCAGATATTAAATATAGAAGATTAAAGAAATCTATATCTAATTACTTAAAATGTAATGATGAGAATATTGTAGTTGGTAATGGGGCAGTAGAGTTAATAGATAATTTTATAATATTATCCAATAGGGTATTTGTCTGTACACCTTCCTTTTCAGAATATGAAAAAAGAGCTATTGTTCATGGAAAGGAAGTAATTAGAGTACCTTATAAGGATGATTTTACAATAGATATTCTAGTCATAGGGAGCAAAATACAGAAAGGTGATTTAGTGATATTAGGTAATCCTAATAATCCTACTGGTCTTAGGATAGATAAAATAGAGTTAATAATGTTATATGATTTAATAAAAAAAACTAAGTCATATTTATTGTTAGATGAGGCATTTTTTGAGTTCTGCCCTATGGATTATGATAGTATTGAAGTTTTTAGAAATACAAATTATGAAAACTTAGGCATCATAAGAGCTGCCACAAAGTTCTTTGCATTACCTGGTATTAGATTAGGATATGGATGTACTTCTGTTGATTTAGCTGAGAAAATATCTAATATAGAATTACCATGGAGCATAAACTCATTGGCAGAATCAGCAGGGAACTATATTTTCCACAATGAAGAATATATAGAAAAAAGTAAAGAATATATAAAAAAAGAAAGAGACTATCTTTTTAAGGAATTATCCAATATAGAAGGAATAAGAGTATATCCTACTGAAACCAATTATATTTTAATTGAATTATTGAATTGGAAGGAAGAATATGTATTTAAGTTTTTCTTACAGAGGGGAATAGTTATTAGAAAATGTTCTAGCTTTATTGGATTAGATAATAATCATATTAGGGTTGCTGTAAAGAGCAGAGAGAACAATATAAAACTTATGGAAATTTTTAAGGAATTGGAGAATAAATAG
- a CDS encoding ABC transporter substrate-binding protein, producing MKNKKILSLLLVLILMATTLTACKTKENNEPIVQTEGNSQPREINEDIKEEYGITLTDETVSFVDGRGEEVTLNKNPEKVVVIYNSYLDIWMKNGGKVIGKLEDSVGQEVIPGTDDAEIVGALGSISLEKILALNPDLVVLISTQKSQMELVPSFEENNIPFIAMEYYVKEDYFKLARLFSALNEREDLYEENVLNVKNEIDSIIDKSPKDKENKVLIMMASAKSVTARGSESTVGEMLKDLKTINIADTSNDMLSDKNFSIEKILEEDPDFIFVQTTGNDMDKVMERIKEDVESNPAWASLSAVKNDRYVILPKDLYMFKPNHRYAEAYEGLAKILYPEVFK from the coding sequence ATGAAAAACAAAAAGATATTATCACTATTACTAGTACTTATATTAATGGCAACCACATTAACAGCTTGTAAAACAAAAGAAAATAATGAGCCAATAGTGCAAACAGAAGGTAATTCACAACCCCGAGAAATAAATGAAGATATAAAAGAGGAATATGGAATAACACTTACAGATGAAACTGTGTCCTTTGTAGATGGCAGAGGAGAAGAAGTTACTCTAAATAAAAATCCTGAGAAAGTAGTAGTTATATATAACTCCTATTTAGATATATGGATGAAAAACGGTGGTAAAGTAATAGGTAAGTTAGAAGATTCTGTTGGTCAAGAAGTAATACCAGGTACTGACGATGCTGAAATTGTAGGAGCTCTTGGCTCCATAAGTTTAGAGAAAATACTGGCATTAAATCCTGATTTAGTAGTTTTAATATCAACTCAAAAATCACAAATGGAATTAGTACCTTCATTTGAAGAGAATAATATACCATTTATAGCAATGGAATATTATGTTAAAGAAGATTATTTTAAACTAGCAAGATTATTTTCTGCTCTTAACGAAAGAGAAGATCTATATGAAGAGAATGTCCTAAATGTTAAAAATGAAATAGACAGTATAATTGATAAATCACCAAAAGATAAGGAAAATAAAGTACTTATAATGATGGCCAGTGCTAAATCTGTTACTGCTAGAGGTTCTGAATCTACGGTTGGTGAAATGTTAAAGGATTTGAAGACCATAAATATTGCAGATACCTCTAATGATATGCTAAGTGATAAAAACTTTAGTATTGAGAAGATACTAGAAGAAGATCCAGATTTCATATTTGTACAGACTACAGGAAATGATATGGACAAGGTAATGGAAAGAATAAAAGAAGATGTAGAATCTAATCCTGCATGGGCATCTCTTTCAGCAGTTAAGAATGATAGATATGTGATTCTGCCAAAGGATCTTTATATGTTTAAGCCAAATCATAGATATGCAGAAGCATATGAAGGGTTAGCTAAGATTTTATATCCAGAAGTATTTAAATAA
- a CDS encoding precorrin-2 C(20)-methyltransferase: MKKLYGIGTGPGDKELLTLKAVKTIEKSSVIFAPKNKGKNMAIDTAKDFIGDKKVIFIDFPMGQVQKEDYKKAAETIFKEIPEGEIGSFLTIGDPMIYSTFIYIMEELEGKDIDVEIISGIPSFVAAAGESKTPITVKGESFLLCDELDESLLEKIDSIAILKTLKDKESILKSLEEKDFSYKYIKRATLEEQEVIMDKEEILKDKDYISLIIGRRN, translated from the coding sequence ATGAAAAAATTATATGGAATTGGCACAGGTCCGGGAGATAAAGAATTACTGACCCTTAAAGCTGTTAAAACAATAGAAAAATCATCAGTTATATTTGCTCCAAAGAATAAGGGGAAAAATATGGCTATAGATACTGCAAAAGATTTTATTGGAGATAAAAAAGTAATATTTATAGACTTTCCCATGGGACAAGTTCAGAAAGAGGATTACAAAAAGGCAGCAGAAACCATATTCAAGGAGATACCAGAAGGTGAAATAGGTTCGTTTCTTACAATAGGAGACCCTATGATATACAGTACATTTATATATATTATGGAAGAATTAGAAGGAAAGGATATTGATGTAGAAATAATATCAGGAATTCCATCTTTTGTAGCAGCAGCTGGTGAAAGCAAAACTCCTATAACTGTAAAGGGAGAAAGTTTTCTGCTATGTGATGAGTTAGATGAGTCTCTATTGGAAAAGATAGACTCCATAGCCATATTGAAAACTTTAAAAGACAAAGAAAGCATATTAAAAAGTTTAGAGGAGAAAGACTTTAGTTATAAATACATTAAAAGGGCAACCTTGGAAGAACAAGAGGTCATAATGGACAAAGAAGAAATATTGAAGGATAAAGACTATATATCATTGATTATAGGCAGAAGAAATTAG
- a CDS encoding sirohydrochlorin cobaltochelatase encodes MKKGIIVASFGTTYEETRKLCIESIENLIREKYKDCLVLRAFTSRIIVHRLKQRDNLHVLNEIEAMEEMKNQGIEEIYIQPLHIIPGHEYDKLTNYNIKVGLPLLGLEEDHRSIVHDTGVNELGNNEALVFMGHGSDHEADEAYEILENAYHKEGFKNIFIGTVEGSKTIEDIVMKLKEKNIKKVKLKPFMLVAGDHAKNDMASEEDDSWKSILEKAGFEVEVCLKGLGEYKIIQEIFLEHLEQIIGEK; translated from the coding sequence ATGAAAAAAGGAATAATAGTGGCTAGTTTTGGAACTACTTATGAAGAGACTAGAAAATTATGTATTGAAAGTATAGAGAATCTAATAAGAGAAAAATATAAAGATTGTTTGGTGCTAAGAGCTTTTACTTCTAGGATAATTGTTCATAGATTAAAGCAAAGAGATAATCTTCATGTGTTAAATGAAATAGAAGCAATGGAAGAAATGAAGAATCAAGGTATAGAAGAAATATATATTCAACCTTTACACATAATTCCTGGGCATGAATATGATAAACTTACTAATTATAATATAAAGGTAGGATTGCCATTACTAGGGTTAGAAGAAGACCATAGAAGTATTGTACATGATACTGGAGTTAATGAATTAGGAAATAATGAAGCTTTAGTTTTCATGGGACATGGTTCTGACCATGAGGCAGATGAAGCTTATGAGATATTAGAAAATGCTTATCATAAGGAAGGTTTTAAAAATATATTTATTGGTACAGTAGAAGGAAGTAAAACTATAGAAGATATAGTAATGAAATTAAAAGAAAAAAATATAAAAAAGGTAAAATTAAAACCATTTATGCTAGTAGCAGGAGATCATGCCAAAAATGATATGGCTTCAGAAGAAGATGATTCATGGAAATCAATACTTGAAAAAGCAGGGTTTGAAGTTGAAGTATGTTTGAAAGGTTTAGGTGAATATAAAATTATCCAAGAAATATTTTTAGAACATCTTGAGCAAATAATAGGAGAGAAATAA
- a CDS encoding ABC transporter ATP-binding protein — translation MSMETKRLQVKYGEKLVLKDINFRVSNGEIVTIIGPNGSGKTTLIKSLSRYIKVYSGEIYLDGKDISQIPTKKIAREVAVLPQVKNVSADVTIENLVSYGRYPHLSFGKRIKKADKDIINWAIEKTGLMRIKDRYIATLSGGERQRAWIAMALAQKPNMLILDEPTTYLDISYQLEVLELVRELNESLGITVIMVLHDLNQAARYSDNIYVLKDGEICEYGEPSNILQAKLLKDVFRIDAHIYEDEINHCPYFIPHKLKGSE, via the coding sequence ATGAGTATGGAAACAAAAAGATTACAGGTTAAATATGGTGAAAAGCTAGTATTAAAGGATATCAACTTTAGAGTGAGCAATGGAGAAATAGTTACTATAATTGGACCAAATGGATCAGGTAAAACTACTCTCATTAAATCATTGTCAAGATATATAAAGGTTTATTCGGGAGAGATATATCTTGATGGAAAGGATATATCTCAAATACCTACAAAGAAAATAGCAAGGGAAGTAGCCGTATTGCCACAGGTGAAAAATGTATCAGCCGATGTTACCATAGAAAATCTTGTATCCTATGGCAGATACCCACATTTAAGCTTTGGAAAAAGAATAAAAAAAGCTGATAAGGATATTATTAATTGGGCAATTGAAAAGACTGGGCTTATGAGGATTAAAGATAGATATATAGCGACACTATCTGGAGGAGAAAGACAGAGGGCTTGGATAGCAATGGCACTAGCACAGAAACCTAATATGCTAATCCTTGATGAACCTACTACATATTTAGATATATCTTATCAATTGGAAGTATTAGAGCTAGTAAGGGAACTAAATGAATCTTTAGGTATTACAGTAATAATGGTTTTACATGATTTAAATCAAGCAGCTAGATATTCGGATAATATCTATGTATTAAAAGATGGAGAAATTTGTGAATATGGGGAACCTAGTAATATATTACAAGCTAAATTATTAAAAGATGTATTTAGAATAGATGCACATATATATGAAGACGAAATAAATCACTGTCCATATTTTATACCACATAAGCTAAAAGGCAGTGAATAG